One segment of Prosthecobacter vanneervenii DNA contains the following:
- a CDS encoding SMI1/KNR4 family protein has protein sequence MSILSHFNSALTIASKDPGCSEAEIQELIAFSPITIPSDYLGVIREATEVEIKVDLAEEGQWFLRVWGPVNCIDMNTAYDIQEVFPESLAIGDNEGCGLLVYLPSEPKPGIYLVRTSYIHKKGAVYIAQNLTELLTIGNNLRLVFKAE, from the coding sequence ATGAGCATTTTATCGCATTTCAATTCGGCTCTCACTATTGCGTCCAAAGATCCTGGCTGCAGCGAGGCGGAAATTCAGGAGTTGATTGCATTTTCTCCGATAACTATTCCTTCTGATTACCTCGGTGTTATTCGTGAAGCGACTGAGGTTGAAATTAAAGTGGACCTTGCTGAGGAGGGGCAATGGTTTTTGCGGGTTTGGGGCCCCGTTAACTGCATCGACATGAACACCGCCTATGATATTCAGGAGGTGTTTCCTGAGTCTCTGGCCATTGGTGATAATGAAGGATGTGGGCTTCTGGTGTATCTACCATCTGAGCCGAAGCCAGGCATCTACTTGGTTCGGACTTCTTACATTCATAAAAAAGGGGCGGTTTATATTGCTCAAAATTTGACCGAATTACTTACTATTGGAAATAACCTGAGACTGGTCTTCAAGGCCGAATAG